A single genomic interval of Streptococcus suis harbors:
- a CDS encoding ABC transporter ATP-binding protein produces the protein MFSIQSIQKKFGKRSLFSDVTLDLQAGKVYALIGASGSGKTTLLNILAKLESYDAGDILYKRKELKKLKPHLFFREELGYLFQNFGLLESQTIKENLDLGLIGQKLSKDERKSRQEAALDAVGLSYLDLFQPIYELSGGEAQRVALAKVILKNPPLILADEPTAALDPKSSQEIMDILLSLKSPDRLIVIATHNPLIWERADLIIKMEDL, from the coding sequence ATGTTTTCTATCCAATCAATTCAAAAGAAATTTGGGAAGCGCAGCTTGTTTTCTGATGTAACGCTAGACTTGCAGGCTGGAAAGGTCTATGCCTTGATAGGTGCCAGTGGTAGTGGAAAAACGACCTTGCTGAATATTTTAGCCAAGTTGGAGTCCTATGATGCAGGTGACATTCTCTACAAGAGAAAGGAATTGAAAAAGTTGAAGCCCCATCTCTTTTTTAGGGAGGAATTAGGCTATCTCTTTCAGAATTTTGGTCTTTTAGAAAGTCAGACAATCAAAGAAAATCTGGATTTGGGACTGATTGGTCAGAAATTGTCCAAAGACGAAAGGAAATCGAGGCAGGAAGCGGCACTTGATGCAGTTGGTCTGTCTTATCTGGATCTGTTCCAGCCTATCTATGAACTCTCAGGAGGGGAAGCCCAGCGGGTAGCTCTTGCTAAAGTCATTCTGAAAAATCCGCCATTGATTTTGGCAGATGAGCCGACGGCTGCCTTGGATCCTAAGAGCTCCCAAGAAATTATGGATATTTTGTTATCCTTGAAGAGCCCAGATCGGCTAATTGTGATTGCGACCCATAATCCTTTGATTTGGGAGCGAGCAGACCTTATCATAAAAATGGAAGACTTGTAA
- a CDS encoding aldo/keto reductase, protein MQTVTLHNGVEMPTVGFGVFQIPDPETCQQVVEEAIRTGYRLIDTAQAYGNEEAVGHAIRNAGMPREKLFITTKLWISDMSYQGAKEAFAASMEKLGLDYLDLYLLHQPVGDTFGAWRALEELYHEGKIRAIGVSNFKPDQIANLSLFNTVKPMVNQIELHVFHQKPEERAYLASKGIQVQSWGAFAEGKFDVFTNPVLTAIASKYGKTTAQVMLRFQLQSGIVSLSKSAKPERVRQNFDIFDFGLTEEDMVAIQALNTDTTVFADHHQAQTIEALAGYVGKTF, encoded by the coding sequence ATGCAGACAGTTACACTACACAACGGAGTTGAGATGCCTACAGTTGGATTTGGGGTCTTCCAAATCCCAGATCCAGAAACCTGCCAGCAGGTTGTCGAAGAAGCTATTCGGACAGGTTATCGCCTGATTGACACAGCTCAGGCTTATGGAAATGAAGAAGCAGTTGGTCATGCTATTCGCAATGCTGGTATGCCACGAGAAAAACTATTTATTACAACTAAATTGTGGATTTCAGATATGAGTTACCAAGGAGCCAAAGAAGCTTTCGCGGCCTCTATGGAGAAGTTAGGTTTGGACTATCTGGATCTCTATCTACTCCATCAGCCAGTAGGTGATACCTTTGGAGCTTGGCGAGCTTTGGAGGAACTCTATCATGAAGGAAAAATCCGTGCAATTGGTGTGTCCAATTTTAAACCAGACCAGATTGCTAACCTATCTCTTTTTAATACTGTGAAGCCGATGGTCAATCAGATTGAACTACATGTGTTCCACCAAAAACCAGAAGAGCGGGCCTATCTGGCCAGCAAGGGAATTCAAGTTCAGAGTTGGGGAGCCTTTGCAGAAGGGAAATTTGATGTTTTTACCAATCCTGTTTTGACAGCTATTGCTAGCAAATATGGAAAAACAACTGCTCAGGTCATGCTCCGTTTCCAACTCCAGTCAGGCATTGTTTCTCTATCCAAATCAGCCAAGCCCGAGCGTGTGCGTCAGAATTTTGACATCTTTGATTTTGGGCTGACGGAAGAAGACATGGTGGCTATCCAAGCTCTAAATACAGATACGACAGTCTTTGCCGACCACCACCAAGCCCAAACCATTGAAGCTCTAGCAGGCTATGTAGGGAAGACCTTTTAA
- a CDS encoding GNAT family N-acetyltransferase, with amino-acid sequence MIIRKYQTSDEKGWIYCKALSYLFSPFFDDRETEKPDLMTDVYDHRVEWVAEVDGQIVGLIDIDIYTEECSQSYIYAPSKRTAYFTNLAVHPDFQGQGIAQALFEKAEQELRAQGVEKLAIFTREDDAVNHLYQKWGGRLVCSDYLVIGTPKDTPYVRFGVDLPNAKLAFTDETGQPAPYYLREGVYVVTDPADLELFDIEEVYQELTYVVDLTEKS; translated from the coding sequence ATGATTATCAGAAAATATCAAACCAGTGATGAAAAAGGCTGGATTTACTGTAAGGCACTCAGCTACCTTTTCTCTCCATTCTTTGATGATAGAGAAACAGAGAAGCCCGACCTAATGACAGACGTTTATGATCATCGTGTGGAATGGGTGGCTGAAGTAGACGGACAAATTGTTGGTCTAATCGACATCGATATTTACACTGAGGAGTGCAGCCAGTCTTATATTTACGCACCAAGTAAGCGAACAGCTTATTTTACTAACCTAGCAGTCCACCCTGACTTTCAAGGGCAGGGCATTGCTCAGGCGCTTTTTGAAAAAGCAGAGCAGGAGTTGAGAGCGCAAGGTGTAGAGAAACTAGCCATCTTTACTCGTGAGGATGATGCAGTCAACCATTTATATCAGAAATGGGGTGGACGGTTAGTCTGTTCAGATTATCTTGTCATCGGTACACCTAAAGATACACCTTACGTCCGTTTTGGTGTCGATCTTCCCAATGCTAAATTGGCCTTTACAGATGAAACAGGTCAGCCAGCACCCTACTATCTCCGCGAAGGTGTCTATGTCGTGACAGACCCAGCAGATTTAGAATTGTTTGACATCGAAGAAGTCTATCAAGAACTGACCTATGTGGTGGATTTGACGGAAAAAAGTTGA
- a CDS encoding DUF1430 domain-containing protein, whose protein sequence is MKGKFVLVSTIILAVFMIWLGVSQKETMLVHYYPSVTTLSISEDVTYSDVRQRLEEYSQQTDSVIARRVIEPSTSGGRTFSYDNFSQSPLPRGLEEFQSSEKVESTLLTKYFIFQGKATVEELCSLLVSLGFDEVQIRKPSTIATLLAFLTQGGQFLAILVFLITYMALVVIANVRQLRTAGIRLIAGDSRWHLFLLSLQENAKEIALTIPFVVLPAVGLACLIGLDGYSVYYLVAALVGYHFLLGLIVLFFATTFTLAIRTYHFLPLLKGKMPLQGILTIMVMGQMLALLVVSLGVAQTVYYSGIWQEYQVGAQQWENEGDYYSLAWNISADGRSGLNSPENWYPLLKQALEEDGALFVKSNLNAYLMGSQLEDGTRLDSYHPAGNTLYVSPNYLQIQDVNLAEGEVALPLQEGEFQLLLPEKLRPESDRYLHLYQDYINRIVRPANQARSATIKGKVAYLKDGQKQFIYNHRSGQHVQYLTDPILVVLAPSSLGKESADFWLNEVDSSILFKNRDKLLRELKARNLFQFVNEVKSSSSLFTELLDRIRIETISTSMGAILGIVTSIILFNTMNLLYFEEFKREIFIKEIAGMDFWGIHQKYLTFQLLSLLLALGASMVVTGHIFISSISFALFIINALYLLRWQARKEGAWNIRILKGA, encoded by the coding sequence ATGAAAGGAAAATTTGTACTTGTATCGACGATCATTCTAGCCGTCTTTATGATTTGGTTGGGGGTTAGCCAAAAGGAGACTATGCTAGTTCATTATTATCCTTCTGTGACTACCTTGTCGATATCTGAGGACGTGACTTACTCAGATGTACGACAGCGATTAGAGGAATATTCTCAACAGACGGATAGTGTCATTGCCAGACGAGTGATTGAGCCAAGTACATCAGGCGGACGTACCTTTTCTTATGATAATTTTAGTCAATCTCCCCTACCAAGAGGACTAGAGGAATTTCAGTCATCAGAAAAAGTGGAGTCTACACTTTTAACCAAATATTTTATTTTCCAAGGGAAAGCGACGGTAGAGGAGCTTTGTTCTCTTCTTGTTTCGCTTGGATTTGATGAAGTTCAGATTCGGAAGCCATCGACTATTGCTACTTTACTAGCATTTCTGACACAAGGTGGTCAATTCTTAGCCATACTGGTCTTTCTCATTACCTATATGGCTTTGGTCGTGATTGCCAATGTAAGGCAGTTGCGTACAGCAGGTATCCGTTTGATTGCAGGAGATTCACGTTGGCATTTATTTCTACTATCTCTACAGGAAAATGCGAAAGAGATAGCTCTAACTATCCCATTTGTGGTTCTTCCAGCAGTTGGACTGGCATGTCTCATTGGATTAGATGGCTATTCTGTCTACTATCTGGTCGCAGCACTAGTGGGCTATCATTTCTTGCTTGGTTTGATTGTCCTTTTTTTCGCTACTACATTTACCTTGGCCATTCGGACCTATCACTTTTTACCCTTGTTAAAAGGGAAGATGCCCCTGCAAGGGATCCTGACCATTATGGTTATGGGACAAATGCTGGCTCTACTGGTGGTGTCATTGGGTGTGGCTCAAACCGTCTATTATTCAGGGATTTGGCAGGAATACCAAGTAGGTGCCCAGCAGTGGGAGAATGAAGGGGATTACTATAGTTTAGCTTGGAACATTTCTGCGGATGGTCGCTCAGGACTAAATTCGCCTGAAAATTGGTATCCTTTACTAAAGCAAGCTTTGGAGGAAGACGGCGCGCTCTTTGTTAAAAGTAATTTGAATGCCTATTTAATGGGCTCCCAACTGGAAGATGGGACACGCCTTGACAGCTACCATCCAGCAGGCAACACCCTCTACGTTAGTCCAAATTATTTGCAGATACAGGATGTAAACTTAGCAGAAGGAGAAGTGGCGCTCCCTTTACAAGAAGGAGAATTTCAACTTCTGTTGCCTGAAAAATTGCGCCCTGAAAGCGATAGGTATCTCCATCTTTACCAAGATTATATCAATCGTATAGTTAGACCTGCTAATCAAGCACGCTCAGCTACCATTAAGGGAAAAGTTGCCTATCTAAAAGATGGGCAGAAGCAGTTTATCTACAATCATCGTTCTGGTCAACATGTGCAATACCTGACAGACCCTATTTTAGTTGTGCTGGCACCGTCAAGTCTGGGAAAAGAATCTGCTGACTTTTGGTTGAATGAAGTAGATAGCAGTATCTTATTTAAAAATAGAGATAAACTTTTGCGCGAATTGAAGGCAAGAAATCTGTTTCAGTTTGTCAATGAAGTGAAAAGTAGTTCCTCCCTCTTTACGGAACTTTTAGATCGTATTCGGATAGAGACCATTTCAACATCTATGGGTGCTATTTTAGGGATTGTGACATCAATTATCCTGTTTAATACCATGAATCTTCTATACTTTGAAGAATTTAAACGTGAGATTTTCATCAAGGAAATTGCAGGGATGGATTTTTGGGGCATTCATCAGAAATACCTAACGTTCCAACTACTTTCCCTCTTGTTAGCTCTTGGAGCAAGCATGGTAGTAACAGGTCACATTTTCATAAGTAGTATCAGTTTTGCCTTGTTTATAATCAATGCCCTCTACTTATTGAGGTGGCAGGCGAGGAAAGAAGGAGCTTGGAATATCCGTATTTTGAAAGGAGCCTAG
- a CDS encoding MerR family transcriptional regulator, whose translation MKEVAEELGLSNDTIRYYERIGLLQVSRDKNGYRRFDQQAIDWLFLVKMLRKSGMSIESLVDYVALVRQGDRTIAARKAILQEQEERSKAQIAQQEAVLEMLSHKVATYDSQLLRFEQERLDKGE comes from the coding sequence ATGAAAGAAGTGGCGGAGGAATTGGGTCTATCCAATGATACGATTCGCTACTACGAACGGATTGGGCTCTTGCAGGTGTCTCGGGATAAAAACGGTTATCGGCGGTTTGACCAACAGGCGATTGACTGGCTCTTCTTGGTCAAAATGCTTCGTAAGTCTGGGATGTCTATTGAAAGTTTGGTGGATTATGTTGCCCTTGTGCGACAGGGGGATCGTACTATTGCTGCTCGAAAGGCTATTTTACAGGAGCAAGAAGAGCGATCGAAGGCGCAAATAGCCCAACAAGAAGCCGTATTGGAGATGCTGAGTCATAAGGTAGCGACCTATGATAGTCAGTTGTTACGCTTTGAACAGGAACGATTAGACAAAGGAGAATAA
- the msrB gene encoding peptide-methionine (R)-S-oxide reductase MsrB, producing the protein MKEIYLAGGCFWGMEGYFSQIDGILDTSVGYANGQVETTNYQLLKQTDHAETLYLAYDETRINLREILLYYFRVIDPFSVNQQGPDKGRQYRTGIYYTDEADFPTIEQVMTEQSQLFGGRPLAVEVEPLAHYIPAEDYHQDYLKKNPQGYCHIDLGQAKIPLIDVADYQKPDQQVLKDSLTDLQYQVTQEAATERPFENEFWNSDQAGIYVDITTGEPLFLSTDKFDSGCGWPSFTKPISKEVATYFQDLSHGMNRIEVRSRAGHAHLGHVFDDGPRDKGGLRYCINSAALRFIPREEMEEAGYGLFLDLLK; encoded by the coding sequence ATGAAAGAAATTTACCTAGCAGGCGGTTGTTTCTGGGGGATGGAAGGCTACTTTTCCCAGATTGATGGCATTCTAGACACCAGCGTTGGCTATGCCAATGGACAGGTGGAGACGACCAATTATCAACTCCTCAAACAAACAGACCACGCAGAGACGCTCTATCTAGCTTATGATGAGACTCGTATCAATTTGCGGGAAATTCTCCTCTACTATTTCCGCGTCATTGATCCCTTCTCTGTTAATCAGCAGGGACCTGACAAGGGGCGCCAGTATCGGACTGGTATCTATTACACCGATGAAGCTGATTTTCCGACCATCGAGCAAGTCATGACGGAGCAGTCCCAGCTCTTTGGCGGACGCCCCCTAGCCGTTGAAGTGGAGCCACTCGCACATTACATCCCCGCTGAAGATTACCATCAGGATTATCTCAAGAAAAATCCCCAAGGGTACTGCCATATCGATCTTGGGCAGGCAAAAATCCCTCTGATTGATGTTGCAGACTACCAAAAGCCAGACCAGCAAGTCTTAAAAGACAGCTTGACCGACCTCCAGTATCAAGTTACTCAAGAAGCTGCGACGGAAAGACCCTTCGAAAATGAGTTTTGGAATAGCGACCAAGCTGGCATCTACGTCGATATTACGACTGGCGAGCCCCTCTTTCTCTCGACAGACAAATTCGACTCAGGCTGTGGCTGGCCCTCCTTTACCAAACCAATCAGCAAGGAAGTTGCGACTTATTTCCAAGATCTTTCCCACGGCATGAACCGTATTGAAGTCCGCAGTCGGGCTGGTCATGCTCATCTAGGTCATGTCTTTGATGACGGACCACGTGATAAAGGCGGTCTCCGTTACTGTATCAACTCAGCAGCCCTTCGTTTCATACCGAGAGAGGAAATGGAAGAAGCAGGATATGGCTTGTTTTTGGATTTGCTTAAATAA
- a CDS encoding CvpA family protein, translated as MISLVIILILAWSFYIGYSRGLVLQAFYSMGSIIALVVATATYKKLASFLYLWVPFANATQGSSNYYFDEKYLFDLDMVFYAGLAFLLIYVLVYAIVRFIGIFVHLLEAFNPDTKMTNLISGALAVLVTFISLQIVMVLLSTIPLAMIQNKLHSSFLANIMIQYTPFTSSFLKSLWLSNIAG; from the coding sequence ATGATTTCATTAGTAATTATTCTCATTTTGGCATGGAGTTTCTACATTGGCTACAGTCGTGGTCTAGTTCTACAGGCCTTTTATAGCATGGGAAGTATTATTGCTCTGGTGGTTGCGACGGCTACTTATAAAAAATTGGCATCCTTCCTTTATCTCTGGGTGCCATTTGCCAATGCTACTCAGGGGAGCTCCAACTATTATTTTGATGAGAAATATCTCTTTGACCTAGATATGGTATTTTATGCGGGATTGGCCTTTCTTTTGATATACGTCTTGGTTTATGCTATTGTGCGTTTCATAGGAATATTTGTCCATCTATTAGAGGCTTTTAATCCTGATACAAAAATGACCAATCTCATAAGCGGCGCCTTGGCTGTCTTGGTGACTTTTATTTCTCTTCAGATTGTCATGGTCTTGCTATCAACTATTCCGTTAGCGATGATTCAAAATAAATTGCACAGTAGTTTTCTTGCCAACATCATGATTCAGTACACACCATTCACTAGTAGCTTTTTAAAATCTCTCTGGTTGAGTAATATAGCAGGGTAA
- the trxA gene encoding thioredoxin has product MVQVVTDANFEVETQEGVVLIDFWAPWCGPCRMQAPILEQLADEVDEDELRIYKMDVDENPNTARQFGIMSIPTLLFKKDGQVVKQVAGVHTKDQIKAILAEIG; this is encoded by the coding sequence ATGGTTCAAGTTGTTACAGATGCAAACTTTGAAGTTGAAACACAAGAAGGCGTAGTCCTTATTGACTTTTGGGCACCATGGTGTGGTCCTTGTCGTATGCAAGCACCAATCTTGGAGCAATTAGCAGATGAAGTGGACGAAGATGAATTACGTATTTACAAGATGGATGTTGATGAGAATCCAAACACAGCTCGTCAGTTTGGTATCATGTCTATCCCAACTCTTTTGTTCAAAAAAGATGGACAGGTTGTGAAACAGGTTGCCGGTGTTCACACCAAAGACCAAATCAAAGCAATCTTGGCAGAGATTGGTTAA
- a CDS encoding endonuclease MutS2, producing MNNKIIETLEFHKVRQKIEPYLLTEQGFEELRQLEPMVEVHRIQQAFDELTDIAQIFVENPYFSLAATSDIGPAMRRLELDTDLNISELLAVKRVLEVSKTLLDFYGNLENVSLSQLDKLFEKIELFPHLQGSLQSINDAGFVEDFASEKLARIRRKIREAEDQVRQVMQDILKTKGDMLSDSILASRNGRNVLPVKNTYRNKIAGVVHDISASGSTVYIEPRAVVTLNEEISHLRAEERHELNRILQELSDMLRPHSGVIRNNAWLIGHIDFVRAKHLFARDHQAVVPKLSEKQDIALLNVRHPLIAEPVPNDLYFGSQLTAIVITGPNTGGKTIMLKTLGLTHLMAQSGLPILADKGSRVAIFKEIFADIGDEQSIEQSLSTFSSHMTHTVQILAEADQDSLILFDELGAGTDPQEGASLAMAILDDLRLRGIKTMATTHYPELKAYGIETSGIENASMEFDSNSLRPTYKFMQGVPGRSNAFEIARRLGLSDIIIQSAQSWTDTDSDVNRIIEKLESQTVESRQRLDKIRDVEQENYKMNRALRKLYDELNRERENELNKARLEAKEIVDMALSESEDILKNLHAAASLKPHQIIEAKAELKKLAPEVVDLSKNKVLKKAKIQREAKVGDDIIVTAYGQRGTLTNQLKDGRWEAQVGLIKMTLTKEEFELVKVEKAEQPKKRQVHTVKRANVRGPKARLDLRGKRYEEAMMELDEFIDQALLNNLAQVDIVHGIGTGVIREGVTKYLRRNKQVKEFGYAPQNAGGSGCTIVTFK from the coding sequence ATGAATAATAAAATTATTGAAACCCTTGAATTTCACAAGGTAAGACAAAAAATTGAGCCCTATCTCTTGACGGAACAGGGCTTCGAAGAATTACGACAGTTGGAGCCCATGGTGGAAGTCCATCGTATCCAACAGGCCTTTGACGAGTTGACAGACATAGCGCAGATTTTTGTGGAAAATCCCTATTTCAGTCTGGCTGCTACTAGTGACATCGGTCCAGCCATGCGTCGTTTGGAATTGGATACAGACCTCAATATCTCAGAATTATTGGCAGTCAAGCGAGTCTTGGAAGTGTCCAAAACTCTCTTGGATTTTTATGGAAATCTGGAAAATGTCAGTCTTAGCCAGCTGGATAAACTCTTTGAGAAGATTGAGCTTTTTCCACATTTACAGGGCTCCCTCCAGTCCATCAATGATGCTGGTTTTGTAGAGGATTTTGCCTCAGAAAAGCTGGCTCGTATCCGCCGGAAAATCCGTGAAGCTGAAGACCAAGTTCGTCAGGTCATGCAGGATATTTTGAAGACCAAGGGGGACATGCTGTCCGATAGCATTTTGGCAAGCCGTAATGGACGCAATGTCCTTCCTGTTAAAAATACCTATCGCAATAAGATTGCTGGGGTTGTCCATGACATTTCAGCTTCGGGTTCGACCGTTTATATTGAGCCGCGGGCAGTGGTGACTTTGAATGAAGAAATCAGTCACCTACGTGCAGAAGAACGCCATGAGCTCAACCGTATCTTGCAGGAATTGTCGGATATGCTCCGTCCGCATAGTGGTGTGATTCGTAACAACGCCTGGCTTATCGGACATATTGATTTTGTTCGTGCTAAGCATCTCTTTGCGCGTGATCATCAAGCAGTTGTACCCAAACTATCTGAGAAGCAGGATATTGCCCTTCTCAACGTTCGCCATCCGCTGATTGCTGAGCCCGTTCCAAACGACCTCTATTTCGGTAGTCAGTTGACGGCTATCGTGATAACGGGTCCCAACACGGGTGGCAAGACTATTATGCTCAAGACCTTGGGATTGACCCATCTCATGGCTCAGTCTGGTTTGCCTATTTTGGCTGATAAGGGCAGTCGGGTAGCTATCTTCAAAGAAATTTTTGCGGACATTGGGGATGAACAGTCGATTGAGCAGAGTTTATCCACCTTCTCCAGTCACATGACTCACACGGTACAGATTTTGGCGGAGGCGGATCAAGATTCTCTGATTTTATTTGATGAGTTGGGGGCAGGTACCGATCCACAGGAGGGCGCGTCGCTGGCCATGGCTATTTTAGACGACCTTCGCCTACGGGGCATCAAGACCATGGCAACTACTCACTATCCGGAGCTCAAGGCTTACGGGATAGAAACCTCTGGTATTGAAAATGCCAGCATGGAGTTTGATAGCAATAGCCTGCGTCCGACCTATAAGTTTATGCAGGGTGTTCCTGGTCGCTCCAATGCCTTTGAAATTGCCCGCCGTCTTGGTCTATCTGATATTATTATCCAGTCAGCCCAATCTTGGACGGATACAGATAGCGATGTGAACCGCATTATCGAGAAATTGGAAAGTCAGACGGTTGAAAGTCGTCAGCGTCTGGATAAGATTCGTGATGTGGAGCAAGAAAATTACAAGATGAACCGAGCCCTCCGCAAGCTCTATGACGAGCTCAATCGAGAGAGGGAAAATGAGCTCAACAAGGCACGCTTGGAAGCCAAGGAAATTGTAGATATGGCATTGTCAGAAAGCGAGGATATTCTCAAAAATCTCCATGCTGCAGCTAGTCTTAAGCCCCACCAGATTATCGAAGCCAAGGCAGAGCTGAAAAAGTTGGCGCCTGAAGTGGTGGATCTGTCTAAAAACAAGGTTCTGAAGAAAGCTAAAATTCAGAGGGAAGCCAAGGTGGGCGATGACATTATCGTTACAGCTTATGGACAACGTGGGACCTTGACCAATCAGCTCAAGGACGGGCGTTGGGAAGCTCAGGTTGGCTTGATTAAGATGACCTTGACCAAGGAGGAGTTTGAGCTTGTTAAGGTGGAAAAGGCAGAGCAGCCTAAGAAACGTCAGGTTCACACGGTCAAACGCGCCAATGTACGAGGACCAAAAGCCCGCTTAGATCTCCGTGGCAAACGCTACGAAGAGGCTATGATGGAGCTGGATGAATTTATTGACCAGGCCCTGCTCAATAACCTAGCACAAGTCGATATTGTCCACGGTATCGGTACAGGGGTTATCCGAGAAGGTGTGACCAAGTACCTCCGTCGCAACAAGCAGGTCAAGGAGTTCGGCTACGCTCCACAAAATGCAGGTGGTTCAGGCTGTACTATTGTGACGTTTAAATAG
- a CDS encoding AMP-binding protein, whose translation MSTISYKPLNLYRQFKTAAQEFPNVAIYFDKPYASFPELGLENTYQTVFEAIQKRAAQFAAAGIGYGDKVVLYKSPAFDTYLLAVAVTALGAVPVMISYHLPSSNLDVFAERLEKSFIVYDQETEERVAGMTRTDLATKVFLPQVLVQETDTFEENLLPEDVIQYMTHTSGTTGVPKLICHTAQTMGWRVAWQQTIFDKMTERGLLAFHISPVHSRYNIGVSSAIGLGFPLYPLSSARKDDVERALALHHPSALETHPNNFVQWARLAKEKPEVFSSIRYYHSTFDAINIGTLRAFLEASKEQGPVFMQVYGQSECGPMILRYHRLENLGTVSGRDMGIGLEGYTEARITDAQGNPLPAGENGHIQFLSKGRAVTYYKEDARFQDNVYGAWWDSGDYGCMTPEGTLLLKDRQVDLIEHIDSNLALEDLLLDKLDFLSEVVIIRDVNGAPQPIIALAEDAEMNWEAWWAMVADLPLLKEPILMAYDDIPRTATMKVQRLKMEAEMKEKNL comes from the coding sequence ATGTCAACTATTAGTTACAAACCATTAAATCTCTATCGTCAGTTTAAAACAGCAGCTCAAGAGTTTCCAAATGTTGCCATTTATTTTGACAAACCCTACGCATCCTTCCCTGAATTAGGATTGGAAAATACTTATCAAACAGTTTTTGAAGCTATTCAAAAAAGAGCTGCCCAATTTGCAGCGGCAGGTATTGGCTATGGGGACAAGGTGGTTCTGTATAAGAGTCCAGCTTTTGACACCTATTTGTTAGCAGTAGCGGTAACGGCATTGGGTGCTGTTCCTGTTATGATTTCCTATCATTTGCCATCTTCGAATTTAGATGTGTTTGCGGAGCGATTGGAAAAGTCTTTCATTGTCTACGACCAAGAAACGGAAGAACGTGTAGCAGGAATGACTCGAACTGACCTGGCCACAAAGGTATTTTTACCCCAAGTCCTAGTGCAAGAAACAGATACATTTGAAGAAAATCTCCTGCCGGAAGATGTCATTCAGTACATGACTCATACTTCAGGAACGACAGGTGTTCCAAAACTAATCTGCCACACGGCACAGACCATGGGCTGGCGAGTAGCTTGGCAACAGACTATTTTTGACAAGATGACGGAGAGAGGCTTGCTGGCCTTCCATATCTCCCCTGTTCATTCGCGCTATAATATCGGTGTGTCGTCGGCGATTGGTCTAGGCTTCCCCCTCTACCCGCTTTCTTCTGCAAGAAAAGATGATGTTGAACGGGCGCTTGCTCTTCATCATCCAAGTGCTCTGGAAACCCATCCTAACAACTTTGTCCAATGGGCAAGATTGGCCAAGGAAAAACCAGAGGTCTTTAGTAGCATTCGTTATTACCATTCAACCTTTGATGCTATCAATATTGGTACACTTCGCGCCTTCTTGGAGGCTTCTAAAGAGCAAGGTCCAGTCTTTATGCAGGTTTATGGTCAAAGTGAATGTGGTCCAATGATTTTACGTTACCATCGCTTGGAAAATCTAGGAACAGTTAGTGGACGAGATATGGGGATTGGTCTGGAAGGTTACACAGAAGCACGCATCACAGATGCCCAAGGGAATCCTCTCCCAGCTGGAGAAAACGGACATATCCAGTTCCTGTCAAAAGGCCGTGCCGTGACCTACTACAAAGAAGATGCCCGCTTCCAAGATAATGTGTACGGTGCTTGGTGGGATAGTGGTGACTACGGCTGCATGACTCCAGAGGGGACACTTCTTCTAAAAGACCGTCAGGTTGACCTCATTGAGCACATCGACAGCAACCTTGCCTTGGAAGATTTATTGCTGGATAAATTGGACTTTTTATCAGAAGTCGTGATTATCCGCGATGTCAATGGAGCACCGCAGCCGATTATCGCTTTGGCAGAAGATGCTGAGATGAACTGGGAAGCTTGGTGGGCCATGGTTGCAGATCTACCACTATTGAAAGAGCCTATCTTGATGGCTTATGACGACATTCCACGAACAGCGACTATGAAGGTTCAACGCCTCAAAATGGAAGCAGAAATGAAAGAAAAAAATCTGTAA
- the tnpA gene encoding IS200/IS605 family transposase, whose amino-acid sequence MAKTSYSLSHTKWMCKYHIVFTPKYRRKSIYYKIRQDLIDIFRHLCQYKGVEIIEGHMMPDHVHMLVLIPPKLSISDFMGYLKSKSALMIFDKHANLKYKYGNRKFWARGYYVSTVGLNEKTVAKYIREQEKNDIALDKLSVKEYEDPFSDGSFRTR is encoded by the coding sequence ATGGCTAAAACCAGTTACAGTTTATCACATACCAAATGGATGTGCAAATATCACATAGTTTTCACACCTAAGTACCGAAGAAAATCCATTTACTACAAAATTAGACAGGACTTAATTGATATTTTCCGTCATCTATGTCAATACAAAGGCGTGGAAATCATTGAGGGACACATGATGCCAGACCATGTTCATATGCTTGTTTTGATACCTCCGAAACTTTCGATTTCCGATTTTATGGGATATTTGAAAAGCAAAAGTGCTCTAATGATATTTGATAAACACGCTAATTTAAAATATAAGTATGGAAATCGAAAGTTTTGGGCCAGAGGCTACTATGTTAGTACCGTTGGACTGAATGAAAAGACAGTTGCGAAATATATTCGCGAGCAGGAGAAAAATGACATTGCACTTGATAAATTGAGTGTCAAAGAGTATGAAGATCCATTTTCAGATGGTAGTTTTAGAACGAGATAA